A window of Longispora fulva contains these coding sequences:
- a CDS encoding AfsR/SARP family transcriptional regulator, translating to MEFRVLGSVQALVAGQPVELGQRLERCLLGLLLLELGNPVSTDRLIDLLWDGDEPGRPRSALQVHVSRLRKRLAEADAERYGFRLVTRGSAYVLEGDPALVDVHRFRSEYQRAKDTTDPATRSKVLGAALALWRGPALGEEAPERTRARVGAGLDELLLAATDLRIEAELAQGRHAEVLTELAELTGRYPLRERLAELHVLALYRAGRRSDALDVCQRIRTALGEELGLDPGPELQRLQTAVLRGDPSLDLPAPSTPAADTGPAELPPDIVDFTGREAQLGHLDTLLGHSGAVVISTIAGTGGVGKTALAVYWARRARDRFPDGQLYINLHGYSPTPPVRPLDALARFLRILGVPGERIPVDLDEATGMYRTLLADRRVLVVLDNASHPDQVRPLLPSSPGSLALITSRDRLSGLIARDGARRLDLDILSPDEACALLDRVVGRTRTAAEPEAAAELARLCGYLPLALRIVAAHLADHPDLTLAEYAGELGEGDRLTALQIKGDDQASVRIAFGLSYARLPAETARLFRLLGLLPVDDFSAEVAAAVLGVPVAGVRGPLSKLVSAHLVDASETGRYSMHDLLRLYAGEQVGDEAPAAVRRMHDWYLASTLAAVAVLNPVGRRLPRPPGLSSASVPRFDAVTDAVTWLDAERTALCAVVEAAPAAGSPEVSWLLADALRDYFYRRRFPVDWLATATAALRAADDAGDPAGQASAMVNLGMARAAVNDSAAAVDLFLRARDLAVRAWPEGLTTVLNNLGILYRQTGQPERAADTYTEALEYARAAGRPVFTSLANLGTVSMQLGRLKIARERLLEVADSLGESPTMRAPTLHNLGMAEHFLGNLSSARARLAEALALHRGFGNRHGEADSLIRVAAVTGDLGLLPEAIEQVREALTISRVGNDHVPEVDGLVVLGNLLLAQGDRAEAEARFAEALTRAGESNYLFGEAEACIGLARAGRDVEQATAHATRALTITREIGYRMHEGLALTALADALGRSGARGEAERHLRAALEIQRQTGYRLGEADALAVLTRITGDPEHLAAANRIRVEVGATPVSPSGRSPR from the coding sequence ATGGAGTTCCGTGTACTGGGCTCGGTCCAGGCCCTGGTGGCCGGCCAGCCCGTTGAGCTGGGACAACGCCTCGAGCGTTGCCTGCTCGGACTCCTGCTGCTCGAGCTGGGCAATCCGGTGTCCACCGATCGGCTGATCGACCTCCTGTGGGACGGCGACGAGCCCGGCCGGCCGCGCAGCGCCCTGCAGGTGCACGTGTCGAGGCTGCGCAAGCGGCTCGCGGAGGCCGACGCGGAACGGTACGGCTTCCGGCTCGTCACCCGCGGTTCAGCCTACGTGCTGGAGGGCGACCCGGCACTCGTCGACGTGCACAGGTTCCGGAGCGAGTACCAGCGGGCGAAGGACACCACCGACCCGGCCACCCGGTCGAAGGTCCTCGGTGCGGCCCTCGCGCTGTGGCGGGGCCCGGCGCTCGGCGAGGAGGCCCCTGAGCGCACCCGGGCCCGGGTCGGCGCCGGGCTGGACGAGCTGCTGCTCGCGGCCACCGACCTGCGGATCGAGGCGGAGCTGGCCCAGGGCCGGCACGCGGAGGTGCTCACCGAGCTGGCGGAGCTGACCGGGCGCTACCCGCTCCGGGAACGGCTCGCCGAGCTGCACGTCCTCGCGCTGTACCGTGCCGGCCGGCGCAGCGACGCCCTCGACGTGTGCCAGCGGATCCGGACGGCGCTCGGCGAGGAACTCGGTCTCGACCCGGGCCCGGAGCTCCAGCGGCTCCAGACGGCCGTGCTCCGGGGCGACCCGTCGCTCGACCTGCCGGCGCCCAGCACGCCGGCCGCGGACACCGGGCCGGCCGAACTGCCGCCGGACATCGTGGACTTCACCGGGCGCGAGGCGCAGCTCGGCCACCTCGACACGCTGCTCGGACACAGCGGGGCCGTGGTGATCAGCACGATCGCCGGCACGGGCGGCGTCGGCAAGACCGCCCTCGCGGTGTACTGGGCCCGCCGCGCCCGCGACCGCTTCCCCGACGGCCAGCTCTACATCAACCTGCACGGCTACTCCCCGACCCCGCCGGTCCGGCCGCTCGACGCGCTGGCCCGGTTCCTGCGGATCCTCGGGGTGCCCGGCGAGCGGATCCCCGTCGACCTGGACGAGGCGACCGGCATGTACCGGACGCTGCTCGCCGACCGCCGGGTGCTCGTCGTCCTCGACAACGCCAGCCACCCGGACCAGGTCCGCCCGCTCCTGCCGTCCAGCCCGGGCAGCCTCGCCCTGATCACGAGCCGGGACCGCCTGTCGGGCCTGATCGCCCGGGACGGCGCGCGCCGCCTCGACCTGGACATCCTGTCCCCGGACGAGGCGTGCGCGCTGCTCGACCGGGTGGTGGGGCGGACCAGGACGGCCGCCGAGCCGGAGGCGGCGGCGGAGCTGGCCCGGCTGTGCGGTTACCTGCCGCTGGCGCTGCGGATCGTCGCGGCGCACCTGGCAGACCACCCGGACCTCACCCTCGCGGAGTACGCCGGGGAGCTCGGCGAGGGCGACCGGCTCACGGCGCTGCAGATCAAGGGGGACGACCAGGCCTCGGTGCGGATCGCGTTCGGGCTGTCCTACGCCCGGCTGCCCGCCGAGACCGCCCGGCTGTTCCGGCTGCTGGGGCTGCTGCCCGTGGACGACTTCTCCGCGGAGGTGGCCGCCGCGGTGCTCGGGGTGCCGGTGGCCGGGGTGCGCGGGCCGCTGAGCAAGCTCGTGTCGGCGCACCTGGTGGACGCGTCGGAGACCGGGCGGTACTCGATGCACGACCTGCTGCGGCTCTACGCCGGCGAACAGGTGGGCGACGAGGCGCCGGCGGCGGTCCGGCGGATGCACGACTGGTATCTGGCCAGCACGTTGGCCGCGGTGGCCGTGCTCAACCCCGTCGGACGCCGGCTCCCCCGGCCGCCCGGCCTCAGCTCGGCGAGCGTGCCGCGGTTCGACGCCGTGACCGATGCCGTGACCTGGCTGGACGCCGAACGGACCGCGCTGTGTGCCGTGGTCGAGGCGGCTCCTGCCGCCGGCTCGCCCGAGGTGTCCTGGCTGCTCGCCGACGCCCTGCGCGACTACTTCTACCGCCGCAGGTTCCCGGTGGACTGGCTGGCCACGGCCACCGCCGCCCTGCGGGCCGCTGACGACGCCGGGGACCCGGCCGGCCAGGCGTCCGCGATGGTCAACCTGGGCATGGCCCGGGCGGCGGTCAACGACTCCGCCGCCGCGGTGGACCTGTTCCTGCGGGCCAGGGACCTGGCGGTGCGGGCCTGGCCGGAGGGCCTGACGACGGTGCTGAACAACCTGGGCATCCTGTACCGGCAGACCGGGCAGCCCGAGCGGGCCGCGGACACCTACACGGAGGCCCTGGAGTACGCGCGGGCCGCCGGCCGACCGGTCTTCACGAGCCTGGCGAACCTGGGGACCGTGTCCATGCAGCTCGGGCGCCTGAAGATCGCGCGCGAGCGGCTCCTGGAGGTGGCCGACTCCCTCGGCGAAAGCCCGACGATGCGCGCTCCGACGCTGCACAACCTGGGCATGGCCGAGCACTTCCTCGGGAATCTGTCCTCGGCGCGGGCCCGGCTGGCCGAGGCGCTGGCGCTGCACCGGGGATTCGGCAACCGGCACGGTGAGGCCGACTCCCTGATCCGGGTGGCGGCGGTGACCGGGGACCTCGGGCTGCTCCCGGAGGCCATCGAACAGGTCCGGGAGGCGCTGACCATCAGCAGGGTCGGCAACGACCACGTTCCGGAGGTGGACGGCCTCGTCGTGCTCGGCAACCTGCTCCTGGCGCAGGGCGACCGGGCGGAGGCCGAGGCGCGGTTCGCGGAGGCCCTGACCCGGGCCGGCGAGTCCAACTACCTGTTCGGCGAGGCGGAGGCGTGCATCGGCCTCGCGCGCGCCGGACGGGACGTCGAGCAGGCGACGGCGCACGCCACCAGGGCGCTGACGATCACCCGCGAGATCGGGTACCGGATGCACGAGGGTCTGGCTCTGACGGCGCTCGCCGACGCGCTGGGCCGGTCCGGTGCCCGGGGCGAGGCCGAGCGGCACCTGAGGGCGGCCCTGGAGATCCAGCGCCAGACCGGTTACCGGCTGGGCGAGGCCGACGCGCTGGCCGTGCTGACCCGGATCACGGGCGACCCGGAACACCTGGCCGCCGCGAACCGGATCCGGGTGGAGGTCGGCGCTACTCCTGTTTCGCCCAGCGGACGATCTCCCCGGTGA
- a CDS encoding SseB family protein, with protein sequence MVTPANDLEAALLDAAGGASTDGFLSALLLARVLLPAPSGLRFDVRPTDPDFPWAPALVEGVPQQAVYTSEERLGDRPAARVKFARLIGAWPSPAWSLALNPGTPYSATLPGEQVVQLAGWAAEVGLTGEGETGVMPVPVPPEPRPTVLCKPLTPREVTFYLERGYDRVAGFVYRAPDIAHLGSLGALEGALGRSFSEFLLTWAAHREDLYRIPYGGRDELAMAAIEGWVIERAPFRGSGFAPGETGDVIPEFKVDSVRLPHGATITRIGGELVATFDADVDGWRR encoded by the coding sequence GTGGTGACGCCGGCGAACGATCTCGAGGCCGCGCTGCTCGACGCCGCCGGAGGAGCCAGCACCGATGGCTTCCTGTCCGCGTTGCTGCTGGCCCGGGTGCTTCTGCCTGCCCCGAGCGGGCTCAGGTTCGACGTGCGTCCCACCGACCCCGACTTCCCCTGGGCTCCCGCGTTGGTCGAGGGCGTCCCGCAGCAGGCGGTCTACACGTCCGAGGAGCGGCTGGGCGACCGGCCGGCCGCGCGGGTCAAGTTCGCCCGGCTGATCGGCGCGTGGCCGAGCCCCGCCTGGTCCCTGGCGCTGAATCCCGGCACCCCCTACAGCGCGACCCTCCCGGGGGAGCAGGTCGTGCAGCTCGCAGGCTGGGCCGCCGAGGTCGGGCTGACCGGCGAGGGCGAGACCGGCGTGATGCCGGTGCCCGTGCCGCCGGAGCCGCGCCCCACGGTGCTGTGCAAGCCGCTGACCCCCCGCGAGGTCACCTTCTACCTGGAGCGGGGCTACGACCGGGTCGCCGGGTTCGTCTACCGCGCGCCGGACATCGCCCACCTGGGCAGCCTCGGGGCCCTGGAGGGCGCGCTGGGCCGGTCGTTCTCGGAGTTCCTGCTGACCTGGGCCGCCCACCGCGAGGATCTGTACCGGATTCCGTACGGCGGGCGGGACGAGCTGGCGATGGCGGCGATCGAGGGCTGGGTGATCGAGCGCGCGCCGTTCCGGGGCAGCGGGTTCGCGCCCGGCGAGACGGGCGACGTGATCCCGGAGTTCAAGGTGGACAGTGTCCGGCTGCCGCACGGGGCGACGATCACCCGGATCGGCGGCGAGCTGGTGGCGACCTTCGACGCCGATGTGGACGGGTGGCGCAGATGA
- the mycP gene encoding type VII secretion-associated serine protease mycosin, whose protein sequence is MRFSARRVSADLVLSGLLLAISLLPGPAFAAPGQQCAQPGQSLAEVPWAQRSLAPERVWPLATGAGITVAVIDSGVDSTAPQLAGRVDPGRDYLYGGPNAADDCVGHGTGVASVIAAQADPRTGFRGIAPGARVLPLRVSEQELVDGETQGRSSAAGLVSAIRYAADSGARVINLSLTTDDSPGLRAAVEYAAAKDVLLVAAVGNRETSGKPVPYPAAYDGVLGVGAVDSEGRRYPDSQTGPYVDLVAPGVAVTVAARGSGQATVNGTSFATPFVAGAAALVRQYHPGLSAAQVAQRLIATADPAPGGRHSDAYGYGVVSPYRAVTDLTGVGTPRADAAVPPVSYPPDPPGRDRRQDVGVALAAGGVVAAATLAAVAAVLPRARRRGWRPGRS, encoded by the coding sequence ATGCGATTTTCGGCCCGGCGAGTATCGGCCGATCTCGTCCTTTCCGGGCTACTGCTCGCAATATCGCTCCTACCAGGGCCGGCGTTCGCCGCTCCGGGGCAGCAATGCGCTCAACCCGGGCAAAGCCTTGCCGAGGTCCCGTGGGCGCAGCGGTCACTCGCCCCCGAGCGGGTCTGGCCACTGGCCACTGGGGCCGGGATCACGGTCGCGGTCATCGACTCGGGTGTGGACTCCACCGCCCCGCAACTCGCCGGGCGGGTCGACCCGGGCCGCGACTACCTGTACGGCGGGCCGAACGCCGCCGACGACTGCGTCGGACACGGCACCGGGGTGGCCAGCGTCATCGCCGCCCAGGCGGACCCGCGCACCGGGTTCCGGGGGATCGCGCCCGGCGCGCGGGTGCTGCCGCTGCGGGTCAGCGAGCAGGAGCTGGTCGACGGGGAGACCCAGGGCAGGTCCAGCGCCGCCGGGCTCGTCTCCGCCATCCGGTACGCGGCCGACAGTGGCGCGAGGGTCATCAACCTGTCGCTGACCACCGACGACAGTCCCGGGCTGCGGGCGGCCGTGGAGTACGCCGCGGCCAAGGACGTGCTGCTCGTGGCCGCCGTGGGCAACCGGGAGACCAGCGGCAAGCCGGTGCCCTACCCGGCGGCGTACGACGGGGTGCTCGGGGTCGGCGCCGTCGACAGCGAGGGCCGGCGCTACCCGGACTCGCAGACCGGCCCCTACGTCGACCTGGTCGCGCCGGGGGTCGCCGTGACCGTGGCGGCGCGGGGCTCGGGTCAGGCCACGGTGAACGGGACCAGCTTCGCGACGCCGTTCGTGGCGGGGGCCGCGGCGCTCGTCCGGCAGTACCACCCCGGGCTGAGCGCGGCCCAGGTCGCCCAGCGGCTGATCGCCACGGCGGACCCCGCGCCGGGCGGCCGGCACAGCGACGCCTACGGCTACGGCGTCGTGTCCCCCTACCGCGCGGTCACGGACCTGACCGGCGTCGGCACCCCTCGCGCCGACGCGGCCGTGCCCCCGGTGTCCTACCCGCCCGACCCGCCCGGGCGGGACCGCCGGCAGGACGTCGGCGTGGCACTGGCCGCCGGCGGGGTGGTGGCCGCCGCGACCCTGGCGGCGGTCGCCGCCGTGCTGCCCCGCGCACGCCGCCGCGGCTGGCGCCCGGGCCGCTCGTGA
- a CDS encoding WXG100 family type VII secretion target, producing the protein MTDNHLVVDFAALQAGSADIAAAVAKLSASLELLDQHAAPLVASWDGDARQAYAARQQKWSTAADDIRTMLTAIKSAVDTSVGEYLRTEKANTGLFS; encoded by the coding sequence GTGACGGACAACCATCTGGTCGTCGACTTCGCGGCGTTGCAGGCCGGCAGCGCCGACATCGCCGCGGCCGTCGCCAAGCTCAGCGCGAGCCTGGAGCTGCTCGACCAGCACGCGGCCCCGCTCGTCGCGTCGTGGGACGGCGACGCCCGGCAGGCCTATGCGGCCCGGCAGCAGAAGTGGTCCACGGCGGCCGACGACATCCGGACGATGCTGACGGCGATCAAGTCGGCGGTGGACACCTCGGTGGGGGAGTATCTGCGCACGGAGAAGGCCAACACCGGCCTGTTCTCCTGA
- a CDS encoding WXG100 family type VII secretion target, producing the protein MAKTEAELQTMERTAREFESVNGELQQMLTRLMDELEPLRQKWQGAGGHSFEQVKRAFHDDQVAINAALRETAAAIRTSGHSYATTDQGAAADLSRVSPAKHLPL; encoded by the coding sequence ATGGCGAAGACCGAGGCCGAGCTCCAGACCATGGAGAGGACAGCCCGCGAGTTCGAGTCCGTCAACGGCGAGCTGCAACAGATGCTCACCCGTTTGATGGACGAGCTCGAGCCGCTCAGGCAGAAGTGGCAGGGGGCGGGCGGTCACTCGTTCGAGCAGGTCAAGCGCGCGTTCCACGACGACCAGGTCGCCATCAACGCCGCGCTGCGGGAGACGGCCGCTGCGATCCGCACCTCCGGGCACAGCTACGCCACGACCGACCAGGGCGCGGCGGCGGACCTCAGCCGCGTGTCCCCCGCCAAGCACCTTCCGCTGTAG
- the eccB gene encoding type VII secretion protein EccB, with amino-acid sequence MSERRDQLQSYQFVLQRVVSAMVMRETDPVRSPFRRAAGAMLASLMVAAIALAGIGLFGLVSPGGKTSWRTEGAIVIERETGARYVYLAGLLHPVANYASALLLARSADARPVPVAAASISGVPRGKPLGIPGAPDTLPRLLPGAWTLCSRPAKEPQSIVYVGAGPPPGHPLGDNAIVVRGYLIWHGHRYAVRDPRLVLPALGFNDAPVEAAPAWLNALPAGQDLARITIPGRGGPSKAGNLRTGQVAVVETQGGGRQYHVAVADGLAAVTQVQADLLLGDPETPFASAGAVRIAPADYAVTPRAAPLTPEPGPAALPVETPKSVRPAADGALCAAFKDASGVPELSLDVPVTRSDDAPDTGGRSKDGTVLADRIVVEPGRGALVAALSAPGAPPGGLSLVTDLGVRYAIPNADVQAMLGYGSATPVRLPAGLVALLPAGRALDPDAALVPVVGTD; translated from the coding sequence ATGTCTGAGAGGCGCGACCAGTTGCAGTCGTACCAGTTTGTCCTGCAACGAGTCGTGTCTGCCATGGTGATGCGGGAGACTGATCCCGTTCGGTCCCCGTTTCGGCGGGCCGCCGGGGCGATGCTGGCGAGCCTGATGGTGGCCGCCATCGCCCTGGCCGGGATCGGCCTGTTCGGACTGGTGTCGCCGGGCGGCAAGACCAGTTGGCGGACCGAGGGCGCGATCGTGATCGAGCGCGAGACCGGCGCCCGCTACGTCTACCTCGCCGGCCTGCTGCACCCCGTCGCCAACTACGCGTCAGCGCTGCTGCTGGCCAGGTCCGCGGACGCCAGGCCGGTGCCGGTGGCCGCGGCGTCGATCAGCGGCGTGCCGCGCGGCAAGCCCCTCGGCATCCCCGGCGCCCCCGACACGCTGCCCAGACTCCTGCCCGGGGCCTGGACGCTGTGCTCCCGACCGGCCAAGGAACCACAGTCCATCGTGTACGTCGGAGCAGGGCCCCCGCCCGGCCACCCCCTCGGCGACAACGCGATCGTCGTGCGCGGCTACCTGATCTGGCACGGCCACCGCTACGCCGTCCGCGACCCCCGGCTCGTCCTGCCGGCCCTCGGCTTCAACGACGCCCCGGTCGAGGCGGCCCCGGCCTGGCTGAACGCCCTGCCGGCCGGCCAGGACCTGGCGCGGATCACCATCCCTGGCCGGGGCGGACCGTCGAAGGCCGGCAACCTGCGCACCGGGCAGGTCGCGGTGGTGGAGACCCAGGGCGGCGGCCGGCAGTACCACGTGGCGGTCGCCGACGGGCTCGCCGCGGTCACCCAGGTGCAGGCCGACCTCCTGCTCGGCGACCCGGAGACCCCGTTCGCGTCCGCCGGAGCCGTGCGGATCGCGCCGGCCGACTACGCCGTCACGCCCCGGGCCGCGCCGCTCACCCCGGAACCCGGCCCGGCCGCGCTCCCGGTGGAGACGCCGAAGTCGGTCCGCCCGGCGGCCGACGGTGCCCTGTGCGCGGCCTTCAAGGACGCTTCGGGGGTACCGGAGCTCAGCCTGGACGTGCCGGTGACCCGCAGCGACGACGCGCCGGATACCGGCGGGCGGTCCAAGGACGGCACTGTCCTCGCCGACCGGATCGTCGTCGAACCCGGCCGGGGCGCGCTCGTCGCCGCCCTGTCCGCGCCCGGCGCCCCACCCGGCGGCCTGTCCCTGGTCACCGACCTGGGCGTGCGGTACGCCATCCCGAACGCCGACGTCCAGGCGATGTTGGGCTATGGCTCGGCCACCCCGGTGCGGCTCCCCGCCGGCCTGGTCGCGCTCCTGCCGGCCGGCCGCGCGCTGGACCCGGACGCCGCGCTGGTCCCGGTCGTGGGCACTGACTGA
- the eccE gene encoding type VII secretion protein EccE — protein MTSVSAPPGYPTSTGGIYGVPTVHGGPRPSDAAAVAPRPPRRPGMILGVPAVHLLVWQLAAAGVLAALAAGNLLVLVVAGVLAAVTLGLTAVRIERRWLYRWLGTWLRYVLRDRVAQPAPYVDPRAALLEHLSPSTLVTSVDVDGAGVGVVEHLAGVTALLELGPIDTGLIAESPVTLPSPAALLPPADPNAPPLTLQLLIQAVPAPALTVGSGVVASSYRQLTEGRIPAVRRAWLAIRLGRDGATHSDADLRQALGSAARRLVHRLRQDDVLARALDRDEVLTAVGSLAHLPATNAPVRGSATVGSVGVASVGAASPGPIGQETWNAWWSGDIPQVTVKLRRWADPGTDGGSRLLSVALASPCLATTVSLAARRVDVRPADLPPGSEAELIAVELGVRLAAPDLALLDTASAALAANMGAIGATVERLGGEQAAGLAATLPLGGFLQ, from the coding sequence GTGACGTCCGTGTCAGCGCCGCCCGGCTATCCGACGAGCACCGGCGGCATCTACGGCGTGCCCACTGTCCATGGTGGCCCCCGGCCGTCCGACGCCGCGGCCGTCGCGCCCCGCCCGCCCCGCCGGCCCGGCATGATCCTCGGCGTCCCCGCCGTGCACCTGCTCGTCTGGCAGCTCGCCGCCGCCGGGGTGCTCGCGGCGCTCGCGGCCGGAAACCTCCTCGTGCTCGTCGTCGCCGGCGTCCTGGCCGCCGTGACCCTGGGGCTCACGGCCGTCCGGATCGAGCGCCGCTGGCTCTACCGCTGGCTCGGCACCTGGCTGCGCTACGTGCTGCGCGACCGCGTCGCCCAGCCGGCCCCGTACGTGGACCCGCGCGCGGCCCTGCTCGAGCACCTGTCCCCGTCCACCCTGGTCACCAGCGTCGACGTCGACGGGGCCGGCGTCGGCGTCGTCGAGCACCTCGCCGGGGTCACGGCGCTGCTGGAGCTCGGCCCGATCGACACCGGCCTCATCGCCGAGAGCCCGGTCACGCTGCCGTCCCCCGCCGCGCTGCTCCCGCCCGCCGATCCGAACGCGCCGCCGCTCACCCTCCAACTGCTGATCCAGGCCGTGCCCGCGCCGGCGTTGACGGTGGGCAGCGGGGTGGTGGCCAGTTCGTACCGGCAGCTGACCGAGGGGCGGATCCCCGCTGTCCGGCGGGCGTGGCTGGCGATCCGGCTCGGCCGCGACGGCGCGACGCACTCCGACGCCGACCTGCGCCAGGCCCTCGGCAGCGCCGCCCGCCGGCTGGTCCACCGGCTCCGCCAGGACGACGTGCTGGCCCGCGCGCTCGACCGCGACGAGGTGCTGACCGCCGTGGGGAGCCTGGCGCACCTGCCGGCGACGAACGCGCCGGTGCGCGGCTCGGCGACTGTCGGCTCCGTCGGGGTGGCCAGCGTCGGTGCCGCCAGCCCCGGGCCGATCGGACAGGAGACCTGGAATGCCTGGTGGAGTGGCGACATCCCCCAGGTGACGGTGAAGCTGCGCCGCTGGGCCGATCCGGGGACCGACGGCGGCAGCCGCCTGCTCAGCGTCGCCCTCGCCTCCCCCTGCCTCGCGACCACGGTGTCCCTGGCGGCCCGCCGGGTCGACGTCCGCCCCGCCGACCTGCCGCCGGGCTCCGAGGCCGAGCTGATCGCCGTCGAGCTGGGCGTGCGCCTCGCGGCCCCGGACCTCGCCCTGCTCGACACCGCCTCGGCCGCGCTCGCCGCCAACATGGGCGCCATCGGTGCCACCGTCGAGCGGCTCGGCGGCGAACAGGCCGCCGGGCTGGCCGCCACCCTCCCGCTCGGAGGGTTCCTGCAGTGA
- a CDS encoding alpha/beta fold hydrolase, giving the protein MAYDVRAGGTRFEIPVFVLQGEHDVLTLRALAEEYFAEVDAPVKELALIRDAGHFAAFSQPGQFLAELLDRVRPLAVAADAR; this is encoded by the coding sequence ATGGCCTACGACGTGCGCGCCGGCGGCACCCGGTTCGAGATCCCGGTCTTCGTCCTCCAGGGCGAGCACGACGTGCTGACCCTGCGCGCCCTGGCGGAGGAGTACTTCGCCGAGGTCGACGCCCCGGTCAAGGAGCTGGCGCTGATCCGCGACGCCGGGCACTTCGCGGCGTTCAGCCAGCCGGGGCAGTTCCTCGCCGAGCTGCTCGACCGGGTCCGGCCCCTCGCCGTCGCGGCCGACGCGCGCTGA
- a CDS encoding DUF397 domain-containing protein, with protein sequence MTAAHFIKAARSDGNPDNCVECTFDHVSAGVVGVRDSKDPLGPVLVFPVADWHAFLAAQL encoded by the coding sequence ATGACGGCCGCGCATTTCATCAAAGCCGCGCGCAGTGATGGCAACCCCGACAACTGTGTCGAGTGCACCTTCGATCATGTTTCCGCTGGTGTCGTCGGTGTCCGGGACAGCAAGGACCCCCTCGGCCCGGTGCTCGTCTTCCCGGTCGCCGACTGGCACGCGTTCCTCGCCGCCCAGCTCTAG
- a CDS encoding DUF5753 domain-containing protein codes for MPGIVQIPEYIRAVVASHRPDATVAETEWLSARRISRQALLTATDGPTFHLIIDEVVLRRPVGGDRIMRAQLRRMVELAELPSITLQVFPIDAVTPPSPGGAFSVLRFKDDLDVGVVAVPNHLSSVYFDEPCDVEAYVEMFGRLAQHALDPDDSVKLVARLGNA; via the coding sequence GTGCCGGGCATCGTGCAGATTCCGGAATACATCCGAGCCGTCGTGGCATCTCACAGGCCTGACGCCACCGTCGCAGAAACGGAGTGGCTCAGTGCTCGAAGAATCTCCCGCCAGGCGCTGTTGACCGCCACCGATGGGCCCACATTTCACCTCATTATCGACGAAGTGGTGTTGCGCCGACCGGTCGGCGGAGATCGGATCATGCGTGCACAACTTCGTCGGATGGTGGAGTTGGCCGAGTTGCCGAGCATCACCTTGCAGGTGTTTCCCATTGACGCAGTCACGCCTCCATCGCCGGGTGGGGCATTCTCGGTGCTGCGATTCAAGGATGATCTCGATGTCGGTGTGGTTGCGGTCCCAAATCACCTCAGTTCCGTGTATTTCGATGAGCCCTGTGACGTTGAGGCTTATGTCGAGATGTTTGGCCGGCTGGCTCAACACGCGCTCGATCCGGACGACTCAGTTAAACTCGTCGCTCGACTGGGCAACGCCTGA
- a CDS encoding helix-turn-helix domain-containing protein: protein MVSDGRSTPHPRRARLARHLRLLREDSGLTIETVGRRLGWSGSKLSRIETSLTGVTPSDAARLLDLYKVVSPRRDWLLAMARSGAVRSMLGAYPELGRVGGCSQLRVECRAGHRADSGIHPSRRGISQA, encoded by the coding sequence ATGGTCAGCGATGGACGCAGCACTCCGCATCCCCGCAGAGCGCGGCTCGCCCGGCACCTGCGGCTGCTCCGCGAGGACTCCGGCCTGACCATCGAGACCGTCGGCCGTCGCCTGGGCTGGTCGGGCTCGAAACTGAGCCGCATCGAAACCAGCCTGACAGGCGTGACTCCCTCCGACGCGGCGCGCCTGCTGGACCTCTACAAGGTGGTGTCCCCCCGCCGAGACTGGCTGCTGGCCATGGCGCGAAGCGGGGCCGTGCGCAGCATGCTGGGGGCGTATCCGGAGCTGGGCCGAGTCGGCGGCTGTTCTCAACTACGAGTCGAGTGTCGTGCCGGGCATCGTGCAGATTCCGGAATACATCCGAGCCGTCGTGGCATCTCACAGGCCTGA